The following coding sequences lie in one Isoptericola variabilis 225 genomic window:
- the rpsL gene encoding 30S ribosomal protein S12, with protein sequence MPTIQQLVRKGRTSKAGKSKTPALKGSPQRRGVCTRVYTTTPKKPNSALRKVARVKLSSGTEVTAYIPGVGHNLQEHSIVLVRGGRVKDLPGVRYKIVRGALDTQGVKGRKQARSRYGAKKEKA encoded by the coding sequence GTGCCTACGATCCAGCAGCTCGTCCGCAAGGGCCGGACCTCGAAGGCCGGGAAGTCGAAGACCCCGGCCCTCAAGGGTTCCCCGCAGCGGCGCGGCGTGTGCACCCGTGTGTACACCACCACCCCCAAGAAGCCGAACTCGGCGCTCCGCAAGGTCGCGCGTGTGAAGCTCTCCTCCGGTACCGAGGTCACCGCGTACATCCCCGGCGTCGGCCACAACCTGCAGGAGCACTCGATCGTGCTCGTGCGCGGTGGTCGTGTGAAGGACCTCCCCGGCGTCCGCTACAAGATCGTCCGCGGCGCGCTCGACACGCAGGGCGTCAAGGGCCGCAAGCAGGCGCGGAGCCGCTACGGCGCGAAGAAGGAGAAGGCCTGA
- the rpsG gene encoding 30S ribosomal protein S7, whose protein sequence is MPRKGPAPKRPLIVDPVYGSPVVTQLINKVLLDGKKSTAESIVYGALEGVRAKTDQDPVVVLKRALENVRPALEVRSRRVGGATYQVPVEVRPARSTTLALRWLTDFSRARREKTMTERLMNEILDASNGLGAAVKRREDMHKMAESNKAFAHYRW, encoded by the coding sequence ATGCCTCGTAAGGGTCCGGCCCCCAAGCGGCCGCTCATCGTCGACCCGGTGTACGGGTCGCCCGTCGTGACGCAGCTCATCAACAAGGTGCTGCTCGACGGCAAGAAGTCCACCGCCGAGTCCATCGTCTACGGCGCCCTCGAGGGCGTCCGTGCCAAGACGGACCAGGACCCGGTCGTCGTGCTCAAGCGCGCGCTCGAGAACGTCCGCCCGGCGCTCGAGGTGCGTTCGCGCCGCGTCGGTGGCGCGACCTACCAGGTCCCCGTCGAGGTGCGCCCGGCGCGCTCGACGACGCTCGCGCTGCGCTGGCTCACCGACTTCTCGCGCGCCCGTCGCGAGAAGACGATGACCGAGCGCCTCATGAACGAGATCCTCGACGCCTCGAACGGCCTCGGTGCCGCGGTCAAGCGCCGCGAGGACATGCACAAGATGGCCGAGTCGAACAAGGCCTTCGCGCACTACCGCTGGTGA
- the fusA gene encoding elongation factor G, protein MALDVLTDLKKVRNIGIMAHIDAGKTTTTERILYYTGVNYKIGETHDGASTMDWMEQEQERGITITSAATTCFWKNNQINIIDTPGHVDFTVEVERSLRVLDGAVAVFDGKEGVEPQSETVWRQADKYDVPRICFVNKMDKLGADFYFTVKTIVERLKAKPLVIQLPIGSENDFIGVVDLVQMKALVWHGETKLGEKYDVEEIPAELQERAEEYRNELVEAVAEADEELLEKYLGGEEITVDEIKAGIRKLTVNSEAFPVLCGSAFKNKGVQPMLDAVIDYLPSPLDVPPVQGHDVKDEEKVLERHADASEPFSALAFKVATHPFFGKLTYVRVYSGKVEQGAQVLNTTKGKRERIGKLFQMHSNKENPVPEAQAGHIYAFIGLKDVTTGDTLCDPAHPIVLESMTFPEPVIDVAIEPKTKADQEKLSTAIQKLAEEDPTFRVKLDEETGQTVIGGMGELHLDILVDRMRREFKVEANVGKPQVAYRETIRRTAEKVEYTHKKQTGGSGQFAKVQVTFEPLDTTEGELYEFVNEVTGGRIPREYIPSVDAGIQAAMQQGVLAGFPVVGVKATLIDGAYHDVDSSEMAFKIAGSMVFKEGMKRADPVLLEPVMAVEVRTPEEYMGDVIGDLNSRRGLIQSMEDATGVKVVRAQVPLSEMFGYIGDLRSKTQGRAVYSMQFDSYAEVPKAVADEIIKKTRGE, encoded by the coding sequence GTGGCACTCGACGTGCTGACCGACCTGAAGAAGGTCCGCAACATCGGCATCATGGCCCACATCGATGCCGGCAAGACCACCACCACCGAGCGCATCCTGTACTACACCGGTGTGAACTACAAGATCGGTGAGACGCACGACGGCGCGTCGACGATGGACTGGATGGAGCAGGAGCAGGAGCGCGGCATCACGATCACGTCCGCCGCGACGACGTGCTTCTGGAAGAACAACCAGATCAACATCATCGACACCCCGGGCCACGTGGACTTCACCGTCGAGGTCGAGCGCTCGCTGCGCGTGCTCGACGGCGCGGTCGCCGTCTTCGACGGCAAGGAGGGCGTGGAGCCCCAGTCCGAGACCGTGTGGCGCCAGGCGGACAAGTACGACGTCCCGCGCATCTGCTTCGTCAACAAGATGGACAAGCTGGGTGCGGACTTCTACTTCACCGTCAAGACGATCGTCGAGCGCCTCAAGGCCAAGCCGCTCGTCATCCAGCTCCCGATCGGTTCCGAGAACGACTTCATCGGTGTCGTCGACCTGGTCCAGATGAAGGCCCTCGTCTGGCACGGCGAGACGAAGCTGGGCGAGAAGTACGACGTCGAGGAGATCCCGGCCGAGCTGCAGGAGCGCGCCGAGGAGTACCGCAACGAGCTCGTCGAGGCCGTCGCGGAGGCGGACGAGGAGCTGCTCGAGAAGTACCTCGGCGGCGAGGAGATCACGGTCGACGAGATCAAGGCGGGCATCCGCAAGCTCACCGTCAACTCCGAGGCCTTCCCGGTGCTGTGCGGCTCGGCGTTCAAGAACAAGGGCGTCCAGCCCATGCTCGACGCCGTCATCGACTACCTCCCGTCGCCGCTCGACGTCCCGCCCGTCCAGGGCCACGACGTCAAGGACGAGGAGAAGGTCCTCGAGCGCCATGCCGACGCGTCGGAGCCGTTCTCGGCCCTCGCGTTCAAGGTCGCGACGCACCCGTTCTTCGGCAAGCTCACCTACGTCCGCGTCTACTCGGGCAAGGTCGAGCAGGGCGCCCAGGTCCTCAACACGACCAAGGGCAAGCGCGAGCGCATCGGCAAGCTCTTCCAGATGCACTCGAACAAGGAGAACCCGGTCCCCGAGGCCCAGGCGGGTCACATCTACGCCTTCATCGGCCTCAAGGACGTCACCACGGGCGACACCCTGTGCGACCCGGCCCACCCGATCGTGCTCGAGTCGATGACCTTCCCCGAGCCCGTCATCGACGTCGCGATCGAGCCGAAGACGAAGGCCGACCAGGAGAAGCTCTCGACGGCCATCCAGAAGCTCGCCGAGGAGGACCCGACCTTCCGCGTCAAGCTCGACGAGGAGACGGGCCAGACCGTCATCGGCGGCATGGGCGAGCTCCACCTCGACATCCTCGTGGACCGCATGCGCCGCGAGTTCAAGGTCGAGGCCAACGTCGGCAAGCCGCAGGTCGCGTACCGCGAGACCATCCGCCGCACCGCGGAGAAGGTCGAGTACACGCACAAGAAGCAGACCGGCGGCTCCGGCCAGTTCGCGAAGGTCCAGGTGACCTTCGAGCCGCTGGACACCACGGAGGGCGAGCTCTACGAGTTCGTCAACGAGGTCACCGGTGGTCGCATCCCGCGCGAGTACATCCCGTCGGTGGACGCCGGTATCCAGGCGGCCATGCAGCAGGGTGTCCTCGCCGGCTTCCCGGTCGTGGGCGTCAAGGCGACGCTCATCGACGGCGCGTACCACGACGTGGACTCCTCGGAGATGGCGTTCAAGATCGCCGGCTCCATGGTGTTCAAGGAGGGCATGAAGCGGGCCGACCCGGTCCTGCTCGAGCCCGTGATGGCCGTCGAGGTGCGGACGCCCGAGGAGTACATGGGCGACGTCATCGGCGACCTCAACTCGCGTCGTGGACTCATCCAGTCCATGGAGGACGCGACGGGCGTCAAGGTCGTGCGCGCCCAGGTACCGTTGAGCGAGATGTTCGGGTACATCGGTGACCTGCGTTCGAAGACGCAGGGCCGCGCCGTGTACTCGATGCAGTTCGACAGCTACGCCGAGGTTCCCAAGGCCGTCGCTGACGAGATCATCAAGAAGACCCGGGGCGAGTGA
- the tuf gene encoding elongation factor Tu, with protein MAKAKFERTKPHVNIGTIGHVDHGKTTLTAAISKVLADTYPDLPANVQRNFDEIDAAPEEKQRGITINIAHIEYETPKRHYAHVDAPGHADYIKNMITGAAQMDGAILVVAATDGPMAQTREHVLLARQVGVPYLLVALNKADMVDDEEILELVEMEVRELLSSQEFDGDNAPVVRVSGLKALEGDPEWTKKILELMEAVDENVPEPVRELDKPFLMPIEDVFTITGRGTVVTGKVERGTLDINSEVEIVGIRPPQKTTVTGIETFHKQMDQAQAGDNTGLLLRGIKREDVERGQVVVKPGSITPHTQFEAQVYILGKDEGGRHNPFYSNYRPQFYFRTTDVTGVITLPEGTEMVMPGDNTEMTVELIQPIAMEEGLGFAIREGGRTVGSGRVTKILK; from the coding sequence GTGGCTAAGGCCAAGTTCGAGCGGACCAAGCCGCACGTCAACATCGGCACGATCGGTCACGTCGACCACGGCAAGACGACGCTGACCGCCGCGATCTCGAAGGTGCTCGCCGACACGTACCCGGACCTGCCGGCGAACGTGCAGCGCAACTTCGACGAGATCGACGCCGCGCCGGAGGAGAAGCAGCGCGGCATCACGATCAACATCGCGCACATCGAGTACGAGACGCCGAAGCGGCACTACGCGCACGTCGACGCGCCGGGTCACGCCGACTACATCAAGAACATGATCACGGGTGCGGCGCAGATGGACGGCGCCATCCTCGTGGTCGCGGCCACCGACGGCCCGATGGCCCAGACGCGCGAGCACGTCCTGCTCGCCCGCCAGGTGGGTGTTCCCTACCTGCTGGTCGCGCTGAACAAGGCCGACATGGTCGACGACGAGGAGATCCTCGAGCTCGTCGAGATGGAGGTCCGCGAGCTGCTGTCGTCGCAGGAGTTCGACGGCGACAACGCGCCGGTCGTGCGCGTGTCCGGCCTCAAGGCCCTCGAGGGCGACCCCGAGTGGACCAAGAAGATCCTTGAGCTCATGGAGGCCGTGGACGAGAACGTCCCCGAGCCGGTCCGAGAGCTCGACAAGCCGTTCCTCATGCCGATCGAGGACGTCTTCACGATCACCGGTCGTGGCACCGTCGTCACCGGCAAGGTGGAGCGCGGCACGCTCGACATCAACTCCGAGGTCGAGATCGTCGGCATCCGCCCGCCGCAGAAGACGACGGTCACCGGTATCGAGACGTTCCACAAGCAGATGGACCAGGCCCAGGCCGGCGACAACACCGGTCTGCTCCTGCGCGGCATCAAGCGCGAGGACGTCGAGCGCGGCCAGGTCGTCGTGAAGCCGGGCTCGATCACCCCGCACACGCAGTTCGAGGCGCAGGTCTACATCCTGGGCAAGGACGAGGGCGGCCGTCACAACCCGTTCTACTCGAACTACCGTCCGCAGTTCTACTTCCGGACGACGGACGTCACCGGCGTCATCACGCTGCCCGAGGGCACCGAGATGGTCATGCCGGGCGACAACACCGAGATGACGGTCGAGCTGATCCAGCCGATCGCCATGGAGGAGGGCCTCGGCTTCGCCATCCGCGAGGGTGGCCGCACGGTCGGTTCCGGCCGTGTCACCAAGATCCTCAAGTGA
- the rpsJ gene encoding 30S ribosomal protein S10, with protein MAGQKIRIRLKSYDHEVIDSSARKIVDTVTRAGATVVGPVPLPTEKNVFTVIRSPHKYKDSREHFEMRTHKRLIDIIDPTPKAVDSLMRIDLPADVNIEIKL; from the coding sequence ATGGCGGGACAGAAGATCCGCATCCGGCTCAAGTCCTACGACCACGAGGTGATCGACAGCTCGGCGCGCAAGATCGTCGACACGGTCACTCGCGCTGGTGCGACGGTCGTGGGCCCGGTGCCGCTGCCGACGGAGAAGAACGTCTTCACCGTCATCCGGTCGCCTCACAAGTACAAGGACAGCCGTGAGCACTTCGAGATGCGCACGCACAAGCGGCTGATCGACATCATCGACCCCACGCCGAAGGCCGTCGACTCGCTGATGCGCATCGACCTGCCGGCCGACGTGAACATCGAGATCAAGCTCTGA
- the rplC gene encoding 50S ribosomal protein L3 — MTNQQKNVTAVLGTKLGMTQLWDDAGRLVPVTVVAVPTNVVTQVRSADADGYAAVQLAAGQIDPRKVTKPLKGHFEKAGVTPRRHVAEVRTSDATEYTLGQEITAAAFEAGAVVDVVGTTKGKGTAGVMKRHGFAGVGASHGAHRNHRKPGSIGGASTPSRVFKGLRMAGRMGNARKTVQNLTVHAVDAEKGLLLVKGAVPGPKGGVVLVRTAAKGA, encoded by the coding sequence ATGACCAACCAGCAGAAGAACGTGACCGCGGTGCTCGGCACCAAGCTCGGCATGACGCAGCTGTGGGACGACGCCGGCCGCCTCGTGCCCGTCACCGTCGTGGCCGTCCCCACCAACGTGGTGACGCAGGTCCGCTCGGCCGACGCCGACGGCTACGCGGCAGTCCAGCTCGCCGCCGGCCAGATCGACCCGCGCAAGGTCACCAAGCCGCTCAAGGGCCACTTCGAGAAGGCCGGCGTGACGCCGCGCCGCCACGTGGCCGAGGTCCGCACCTCCGACGCGACCGAGTACACGCTCGGCCAGGAGATCACCGCCGCCGCCTTCGAGGCGGGCGCCGTGGTCGACGTCGTCGGCACCACCAAGGGCAAGGGCACCGCCGGTGTCATGAAGCGTCACGGCTTCGCCGGCGTGGGTGCCTCGCACGGTGCGCACCGCAACCACCGCAAGCCGGGCTCGATCGGTGGCGCCTCGACGCCGTCGCGCGTGTTCAAGGGCCTGCGCATGGCCGGTCGCATGGGCAACGCCCGCAAGACCGTTCAGAACCTGACCGTCCACGCGGTCGACGCCGAGAAGGGTCTGCTGCTCGTCAAGGGCGCGGTCCCCGGTCCCAAGGGCGGCGTCGTCCTCGTGCGTACCGCTGCGAAGGGTGCGTGA
- the rplD gene encoding 50S ribosomal protein L4, translating into MANQTVDVLDATGKKAGTAELPAEVFDVVTNVPLIHQVVVAQRAAARQGTHATKTRGDVRGGGKKPYKQKGTGRARQGSTRAPQFAGGGTVHGPQPRKYDQRTPKKMKAAALRGALSDRARAGRVHVVEGFGLDGAPSTKTAVATLEALTDRTHVLVVTERTDELTIKSLRNVERVHLLPADQLNTYDVLVADDVVFTQGALAAFLAGPATGKSVKAVATESEAVEAETTEEATK; encoded by the coding sequence ATGGCTAACCAGACCGTCGACGTGCTCGACGCCACGGGCAAGAAGGCCGGCACCGCCGAGCTCCCCGCCGAGGTGTTCGACGTCGTCACCAACGTCCCGCTGATCCACCAGGTGGTCGTCGCGCAGCGCGCCGCGGCCCGCCAGGGCACGCACGCCACCAAGACCCGCGGCGACGTCCGCGGCGGTGGCAAGAAGCCGTACAAGCAGAAGGGCACCGGCCGCGCCCGCCAGGGTTCGACGCGCGCCCCGCAGTTCGCCGGCGGTGGCACCGTCCACGGCCCGCAGCCGCGCAAGTACGACCAGCGCACCCCGAAGAAGATGAAGGCCGCCGCGCTCCGCGGCGCTCTGTCCGACCGCGCCCGCGCCGGTCGCGTGCACGTCGTCGAGGGCTTCGGCCTGGACGGCGCGCCGTCGACCAAGACGGCGGTCGCGACGCTCGAGGCGCTGACCGACCGCACGCACGTGCTCGTGGTGACCGAGCGGACGGACGAGCTGACGATCAAGTCGCTCCGCAACGTCGAGCGGGTCCACCTGCTCCCCGCGGACCAGCTCAACACCTACGACGTGCTCGTCGCCGACGACGTCGTCTTCACGCAGGGCGCGCTCGCCGCGTTCCTGGCCGGCCCGGCCACGGGCAAGTCGGTGAAGGCCGTCGCCACGGAGAGCGAGGCCGTCGAGGCCGAGACCACCGAGGAGGCCACCAAGTGA
- the rplW gene encoding 50S ribosomal protein L23 — MTAVTKDPRDILIAPVVSEKSYNLLDEGKYTFVVDPRANKTEIKIAVEQVFGVKVASVNTINRKGKTRRTRYGLGKRKDTKRAVVTLREGTIDIFGGPVG, encoded by the coding sequence GTGACCGCCGTGACGAAGGACCCGCGCGACATCCTGATCGCGCCGGTCGTCTCCGAGAAGTCCTACAACCTTCTCGACGAGGGCAAGTACACCTTCGTCGTGGACCCGCGGGCCAACAAGACCGAGATCAAGATCGCGGTCGAGCAGGTCTTCGGCGTCAAGGTCGCCTCGGTGAACACGATCAACCGCAAGGGCAAGACGCGCCGCACGCGCTACGGCCTGGGCAAGCGCAAGGACACGAAGCGTGCGGTCGTCACCCTCCGCGAGGGCACGATCGACATCTTCGGCGGTCCGGTCGGCTGA
- the rplB gene encoding 50S ribosomal protein L2: MGIRKYKPTTPGRRGSSVADFVEITRSQPEKSLVRPLSKTGGRNNSGRITTRHKGGGHKRAYRVIDFRRHDKDGVPAKVAHIEYDPNRTARIALLHYADGTKRYIIAPNKLSQGDVVEAGAGADIKPGNNLPLRNIPTGTVIHAVELRPGGGAKIARSAGSSVQLVAKDGPYAQLRMPSGEIRNVDLRCRATVGEVGNAEQSNINWGKAGRKRWKGVRPTVRGVAMNPIDHPHGGGEGKTSGGRHPVSPWGQPEGRTRRPNKPSDKLIVRRRRTGKKR, translated from the coding sequence ATGGGAATCCGTAAGTACAAGCCGACGACGCCCGGCCGCCGCGGCTCGAGCGTCGCCGACTTCGTCGAGATCACGCGCTCGCAGCCGGAGAAGTCTCTGGTCCGGCCGCTGTCGAAGACGGGTGGCCGGAACAACTCCGGTCGCATCACGACGCGTCACAAGGGCGGCGGGCACAAGCGCGCCTACCGCGTGATCGACTTCCGTCGCCACGACAAGGACGGGGTGCCGGCGAAGGTCGCGCACATCGAGTACGACCCGAACCGCACGGCGCGCATCGCGCTCCTGCACTACGCGGACGGCACGAAGCGCTACATCATCGCGCCGAACAAGCTGTCGCAGGGTGACGTCGTCGAGGCCGGTGCCGGCGCCGACATCAAGCCCGGCAACAACCTGCCGCTGCGCAACATCCCGACCGGTACGGTCATCCACGCCGTCGAGCTGCGTCCCGGCGGCGGCGCGAAGATCGCCCGCTCGGCCGGTTCGTCCGTGCAGCTCGTCGCGAAGGACGGCCCGTACGCCCAGCTGCGCATGCCGTCCGGCGAGATCCGCAACGTCGACCTGCGCTGCCGCGCGACGGTCGGCGAGGTCGGCAACGCCGAGCAGTCGAACATCAACTGGGGCAAGGCCGGCCGCAAGCGCTGGAAGGGCGTCCGCCCGACCGTGCGCGGCGTCGCCATGAACCCGATCGACCACCCGCACGGTGGTGGTGAGGGCAAGACCTCCGGTGGTCGTCACCCGGTCAGCCCGTGGGGCCAGCCCGAGGGCCGCACCCGCCGTCCGAACAAGCCGAGCGACAAGCTGATCGTCCGCCGTCGTCGCACCGGCAAGAAGCGCTGA
- the rpsS gene encoding 30S ribosomal protein S19 has translation MPRSLKKGPFVDDHLQKKVDAQNEKGTKNVIKTWSRRSVITPDFLGHTFAVHDGRKHVPVFVTESMVGHKLGEFAPTRTFRGHVKDDKKGRRR, from the coding sequence ATGCCTCGTAGCCTGAAGAAGGGCCCCTTCGTCGACGACCACCTGCAGAAGAAGGTGGACGCCCAGAACGAGAAGGGGACCAAGAACGTCATCAAGACCTGGTCCCGTCGGTCGGTCATCACGCCCGACTTCCTCGGCCACACCTTCGCCGTGCACGACGGCCGCAAGCACGTCCCGGTCTTCGTGACCGAGTCGATGGTCGGCCACAAGCTCGGCGAGTTCGCGCCCACGCGCACTTTCCGCGGCCACGTGAAGGACGACAAGAAGGGCCGTCGCCGCTGA
- the rplV gene encoding 50S ribosomal protein L22: MEAKAQARFVRVTPQKARRVVDLIRGKQASEAVAVLKFAPQAASEPVRKVVESAVANARVKADRASERFDESDYFVAEAYVDEGPTLKRFRPRAQGRASRILKRTSHITVVVAPREQKEGAR; the protein is encoded by the coding sequence ATGGAAGCCAAGGCGCAGGCGCGGTTCGTCCGTGTCACGCCCCAGAAGGCCCGGCGCGTCGTGGACCTCATCCGTGGCAAGCAGGCCTCCGAGGCCGTCGCGGTGCTGAAGTTCGCGCCGCAGGCGGCGAGCGAGCCCGTCCGCAAGGTCGTGGAGAGCGCCGTCGCGAACGCCCGGGTGAAGGCCGACCGCGCGAGCGAGCGCTTCGACGAGTCGGACTACTTCGTCGCGGAGGCGTACGTGGACGAGGGCCCGACCCTCAAGCGGTTCCGCCCGCGGGCGCAGGGACGTGCGAGCCGGATCCTCAAGCGCACCAGCCACATCACCGTGGTCGTCGCACCGCGTGAGCAGAAGGAAGGGGCCCGATAG
- the rpsC gene encoding 30S ribosomal protein S3 — protein sequence MGQKVHPHGYRLGITTDHRSRWFADSTKPGQRYRDYVREDVQIRKLMSTGLERAGISKVEIERTRDRVRVDIHTARPGIVIGRRGAEADRIRGELEKLTGKQVQLNILEVKNAEIDAQLVAQGIAEQLASRVSFRRAMRKGIQSAQRAGAKGIRVQVSGRLGGAEMSRSEFYREGRVPLHTLRANIDFGFFEARTTFGRIGVKVWIYKGDITEKEFAAQQAAAAPRQGRGRGGERGERRGGRRPERTERQDRPAEAAGSDAAPAEQAAAPESGTEA from the coding sequence GTGGGGCAGAAGGTTCACCCGCACGGGTACCGCCTCGGCATCACCACCGACCACCGGTCGCGCTGGTTCGCCGACAGCACCAAGCCCGGTCAGCGGTACCGCGACTACGTCCGCGAGGACGTCCAGATCCGCAAGCTCATGAGCACCGGTCTCGAGCGGGCCGGCATCTCCAAGGTCGAGATCGAGCGCACCCGTGACCGCGTCCGCGTGGACATCCACACGGCGCGCCCGGGCATCGTGATCGGCCGCCGTGGTGCCGAGGCCGACCGCATCCGCGGCGAGCTCGAGAAGCTCACGGGCAAGCAGGTCCAGCTCAACATCCTCGAGGTCAAGAACGCGGAGATCGACGCGCAGCTCGTCGCGCAGGGCATCGCCGAGCAGCTCGCGAGCCGCGTCTCCTTCCGCCGCGCCATGCGCAAGGGCATCCAGTCCGCGCAGCGCGCCGGTGCGAAGGGCATCCGCGTGCAGGTCTCGGGCCGCCTCGGCGGCGCCGAGATGAGCCGTTCGGAGTTCTACCGCGAGGGTCGTGTGCCGCTGCACACGCTGCGCGCGAACATCGACTTCGGCTTCTTCGAGGCCCGCACCACCTTCGGCCGCATCGGCGTGAAGGTGTGGATCTACAAGGGCGACATCACCGAGAAGGAGTTCGCCGCGCAGCAGGCCGCCGCCGCGCCCCGTCAGGGTCGTGGTCGCGGTGGCGAGCGTGGGGAGCGCCGCGGCGGTCGTCGTCCGGAGCGTACCGAGCGTCAGGACCGGCCGGCCGAGGCCGCCGGCTCCGACGCGGCCCCGGCCGAGCAGGCCGCGGCCCCCGAGTCCGGAACGGAGGCCTGA
- the rplP gene encoding 50S ribosomal protein L16, whose protein sequence is MLIPRRLKHRKQHHPSRSGAAKGGTTIAFGEYGIQALEPAYVTNRQIEAARIAMTRHIKRGGKVWINIYPDRPLTKKPAETRMGSGKGSPEWWVANVKPGRIVFELAGVPEPLAREAMRRAIHKLPMKCRFVVREGGAN, encoded by the coding sequence ATGCTGATCCCCCGCAGGCTCAAGCACCGCAAGCAGCACCACCCGTCGCGCTCCGGCGCGGCGAAGGGTGGCACCACGATCGCGTTCGGCGAGTACGGCATCCAGGCCCTCGAGCCTGCCTACGTCACGAACCGTCAGATCGAGGCTGCGCGTATCGCGATGACCCGCCACATCAAGCGTGGCGGCAAGGTCTGGATCAACATCTACCCGGACCGTCCTCTGACCAAGAAGCCCGCCGAGACCCGCATGGGTTCCGGCAAGGGCTCGCCCGAGTGGTGGGTCGCCAACGTCAAGCCCGGCCGCATCGTCTTCGAGCTGGCCGGTGTCCCGGAGCCGCTGGCTCGTGAGGCCATGCGCCGCGCGATCCACAAGCTCCCGATGAAGTGCCGTTTCGTGGTGCGCGAGGGTGGTGCGAACTGA
- the rpmC gene encoding 50S ribosomal protein L29, with protein MAVGTKGLAPADLDGFDDETLVAKLKEQKEELFNLRFQAATGQLESHGRLKAVKRDIARIYTILRERELGIRTAPSVSE; from the coding sequence ATGGCAGTCGGAACCAAGGGCCTGGCCCCTGCCGACCTGGACGGCTTCGACGACGAGACGCTCGTCGCGAAGCTCAAGGAGCAGAAGGAAGAGCTCTTCAACCTCCGCTTCCAGGCCGCCACCGGCCAGCTGGAGTCCCACGGCCGGCTCAAGGCCGTGAAGCGCGACATCGCGCGGATCTACACGATCCTCCGCGAGCGCGAGCTCGGCATCCGTACGGCCCCGAGCGTGAGTGAGTGA
- the rpsQ gene encoding 30S ribosomal protein S17 encodes MSDNTNTAAGVEQATERGTRKVRRGYVVSDKMEKTIVVEVEDRVKHPLYGKVMRRTNKVKAHDEQNTAGIGDLVVIMETRPLSATKRWRLVEILEKAK; translated from the coding sequence ATGAGCGACAACACGAACACGGCTGCCGGCGTCGAGCAGGCGACCGAGCGCGGCACGCGCAAGGTGCGCCGCGGCTACGTCGTCAGCGACAAGATGGAGAAGACCATCGTCGTCGAGGTCGAGGACCGCGTGAAGCACCCCCTCTACGGCAAGGTCATGCGCCGCACCAACAAGGTGAAGGCGCACGACGAGCAGAACACCGCCGGCATCGGCGACCTGGTCGTCATCATGGAGACCCGCCCGCTGTCCGCGACCAAGCGGTGGCGA